The Streptomyces tendae genome has a window encoding:
- a CDS encoding DUF1990 domain-containing protein yields MSSADFTYDHVGASRDPDFCPPGFHHLRERTRLGEGEKVFRQAAEALLTWELHREMGVGIDASAERAAPDVDVTVTLAGVVKAPCRVVWTVEEHRRAGWAYGTLAGHPECGEEAFVVHRTGDGTVWLTVSAFSKAARWYSRAGGPATRRLQQAYARHCGKTLRRLATHGVSDT; encoded by the coding sequence ATGTCTTCGGCGGACTTCACCTACGACCACGTCGGCGCGAGCCGCGATCCCGACTTCTGCCCTCCCGGGTTCCACCACCTCAGGGAGCGCACCCGGCTCGGCGAGGGGGAGAAGGTCTTCCGGCAGGCGGCGGAGGCGCTGCTCACCTGGGAGCTGCACCGGGAGATGGGGGTCGGCATCGACGCCTCCGCGGAGCGGGCGGCGCCGGACGTCGACGTCACCGTCACCCTTGCCGGAGTGGTGAAGGCGCCCTGCCGGGTGGTGTGGACGGTGGAGGAGCACCGCAGGGCGGGCTGGGCCTACGGCACGCTGGCCGGGCACCCCGAGTGCGGCGAGGAGGCGTTCGTCGTGCACCGCACGGGGGACGGGACGGTGTGGCTGACGGTCTCGGCGTTCAGCAAGGCGGCGCGGTGGTACAGCCGTGCGGGTGGGCCCGCTACGCGGCGGCTTCAGCAGGCGTATGCGCGCCACTGCGGCAAGACGCTCCGCCGCCTGGCCACCCACGGTGTCTCCGACACCTGA